A genome region from Microplitis mediator isolate UGA2020A chromosome 4, iyMicMedi2.1, whole genome shotgun sequence includes the following:
- the LOC130666318 gene encoding sodium-independent sulfate anion transporter-like → MSSKDSAQNEGSVDLELNYPKQQSKLKRFVHQHVPVTRWLPKYSRFYAVSDFIAGITLGLTMIPQSIAYSALAGLTPQYGLYSSFFGGFIYVIFGTIKEVSIGATSLMSLVTVEYTRDMPVDFVILLCFLAGCAELLMGLMNLGFLVDLISIPVTSGFTSATSIIIIISQLPGLLGLRFKCENLVEGIRKLIDNWRKIRINDTVLGVSCIIFLLSFRKLKDIDCSKVKSRNKSWGRLLKKTLWLLSISRNAIIVFVASAITFQQHKNGNPLFLTSGSVTPGLPKFTPPHFSSQVGNVTYSFIDMCSHLGSGIFMVPLVAVLTNVAIAKAFVRDGSVEATQEMLTLGVCNIAGSFVSSMPTSGAFTRSAVGSASGIQTPMAGLYSGTMALLALSFLTPYFGFIPKASLSAVLISAVLFLIDFKLIKILWKGSKRDMFTAGITFFISIFVNVESGLLFGTLSNALLLLYLSARPSVTIEKRKTAYGLKYVIVKPDIGLFYPAVTYLINKINNVARKEAKGVYPVVVDFDRLQGIDYTAAKGIQGLLSVFEGKSQALIFSNVSSTVVASIISLSGMETFKAADSQDDLMNMLNNLKINEKISRLKNQSFAELLNKSSDSTSQKENNKELPVPAEQESLLASDKKTSQVKSNC, encoded by the exons A tGAGCTCGAAAGATTCCGCGCAGAATGAAGGGTCCGTAGATCTGGAGCTAAATTATCCCAAGCaacaatcaaaattaaaacgttTTGTTCATCAGCACGTTCCTGTTACGCGATGGTTACCAAAGTACTCGCGGTTTTACGCAGTTTCAGATTTTATTGCTGGAATTACTCTGGGATTGACGATGATACCCCAGAGTATCGCGTACTCTGCACTTGCTGGTTTGACTCCCCAG TATGGGTTGTACTCATCATTTTTCGGCGGCTTTATCTACGTTATCTTTGGGACTATCAAAGAGGTGTCAATTGGCGCAACATCGCTGATGTCTCTTGTTACTGTGGAATATACTCGTGATATGCCAGTTGATTTCGTTATCCTTCTGTGTTTTCTAGCAGGATGCGCTGAGCTATTGATGGGACTGATGAATCTAG GATTTCTGGTTGATTTGATATCAATACCTGTAACTTCTGGGTTCACATCGGCAAcgtcaattattattattatttcacaaTTACCCGGACTTTTGGGTCTTAGATTTAAGTGCGAAAATCTTGTTGAGggaattagaaaattaattgacaattGGCGAAAAATACGAATTAATGACACAGTACTCGGAGTgtcttgtattatttttttactgtcattCCGG AAATTAAAAGACATTGACTGTTCTAAAGTTAAGAGCAGGAATAAGTCGTGGGGTCGTCTATTAAAAAAGACCTTGTGGCTGCTTTCGATATCACGAAATGCAATAATTGTTTTTGTTGCTTCAGCAATAACATTTCAGCAGCATAAAAATGGAAATCCATTATTTCTAACATCAGGTTCTGTTACTCCTGGTCTTCCGAAATTTACTCCACCGCATTTTTCATCACAAGTTGGCAATGTGACGTACAGTTTTATTGACATGTGCTCTCATCTAGGAAGTGGAATTTTCATGGTACCTTTGGTTGCCGTGTTAACAAATGTTGCTATCGCTAAAGCGTTTG TGCGTGACGGATCAGTGGAAGCAACTCAAGAAATGTTGACTCTGGGTGTTTGTAATATTGCTGGATCTTTCGTATCATCAATGCCGACATCCGGTGCTTTTACTCGAAGTGCTGTAGGAAGTGCAAGTGGTATCCAGACACCCATGGCTGGACTTTACTCCGGAACAATGGCTCTTCTTGCATTGAGTTTTCTTACTCCTTACTTTGGTTTTATACCGAAAGCTTCACTGTCTGCTGTACTTATTAGTGCAGTcctatttttaattgactttaaattaattaaaatattatggaaGGGCAGCA aaagaGACATGTTTACTGCGGGTATAACATTTTTCATAAGCATTTTTGTTAATGTAGAATCCGGTCTTTTATTCGGAACTCTATCGAATGCATTACTTCTGCTCTATCTTTCGGCCCGACCATCTGTCACAATCGAAAAACGCaag ACGGCTTATGGACTTAAATATGTAATAGTAAAACCAGATATCGGCCTTTTTTATCCAGCGGTGACGTatctgataaataaaataaataatgttgcTCGAAAAGAAGCCAAAGGCGTTTATCCTGTGGTCGTTGACTTTGATCGACTCCAAGGAATTGATTACACTGCTGCCAAAGGAATACAAGGTCTATTATCTGTGTTTGAAGGTAAATCCCAAgcattgatattttcaaatgtCAGTTCAACTGTCGTTGCATCGATTATAAGTCTCAGTGGGATGGAAACTTTCAAGGCAGCTGATAGTCAAGACGATCTTATGAACATGCTTAACA ATTTGAAGATCAATGAAAAGATTTCTCGATTGAAAAATCAATCATTTGcagaattattaaataaatcgaGTGATTCGACTAgtcaaaaagaaaataataaagagtTACCAGTACCCGCAGAGCAAGAATCTCTTTTGGCGAGTGATAAAAAAACCAGTCAAGTTAAAtctaattgttga
- the LOC130666320 gene encoding uncharacterized protein LOC130666320 isoform X3 — MDDNEEMGTKVELYVYDLSKGAAAIMSQLLIGRHIDGIWHTAIVAYGREYFFGPSGIQSIRPGGTVLGEPLRVEKLGDTFLPYSVFLEYINGLGTSKFAAGTYHLLRVNCNNFSDEVSSFLVGSGIPKYILDLPEEIIKTPVGQALAPLIETLGNSASAGFTVGHRFVEPRIQREVSPEYQLLNTAIEEARLNSIALEERRNVLNEKLAKKERKKKKKKKEKHDKSKGTSGSDSNSTGPSNYSTMADSEVAEMQSANGDMGAEMLPSDRVLQMEAEERRELEERKRQRDPPIVFKDLTDLTAEFDALCRLLEGKLNETEITNLDELRQYALENEGSWALGDNFLNFIGRILYDKSLDTAAKVKLLNILAIAALKDDVILLLHQDRREHTIMNYAFDIDRHSPEEQLPLAQFITNMFENLSSSEWLLYISEWQHNNQGISNIRVTTKIAVHSLLSESADLQACGAAIIHNLACKEKMNKNKKLRQLLPKGSSSKVFDDVAVELTMALLQYFNGSPSEEHLFACMKALARFTQISGHEVPQLIQMIGPEPNKFRGTSRRVDEMIDEVNKKLR; from the exons ATGGATGACAATGAAGAAATGGGAACCAAAGTTGAGCTTTACGTGTACGATTTGTCCAAAGGGGCTGCTGCAATAATGTCTCAACTTCTTATAG GTCGACACATAGACGGGATTTGGCATACGGCGATCGTCGCCTACGGTCGTGAATATTTCTTCGGGCCATCTGGGATACAGAGTATCCGACCA gGCGGTACAGTTCTAGGTGAACCTCTGAGAGTAGAAAAGCTCGGAGATACATTTTTACCCTACTCGGTATTTCTGGAGTACATCAACGGTTTGGGAACATCGAAATTTGC CGCTGGGACGTATCATCTGCTGCGAGTAAACTGCAACAATTTCTCTGACGAGGTGAGCAGCTTCCTGGTGGGCAGTGGCATTCCGAAATACATTCTCGACTTACCTGAAGAAATAATCAAGAC GCCCGTAGGACAGGCATTAGCACCACTGATAGAGACCCTCGGAAACAGTGCGAGTGCTGGATTCACAGTCGGGCACAGATTCGTCGAGCCAAGGATTCAACGTGAGGTTTCACCCGAGTATCAGCTTCTTAATACGGCGATCGAGGAAGCCCGGCTCAATTCAATAGCTTTGGAGGAAAGGCGAAACGTTTTGAACGAGAAACTTGCTAAGAAGGAgcggaaaaagaaaaagaagaagaaggaaaAACACGATAAATCTAAAGGGACCAGTGGTAGTGACAGTAACAGTACAGGACCTAGTAATTATTCTACGATGGCAGACAGTGaag TAGCGGAAATGCAATCAGCGAACGGAGACATGGGCGCTGAAATGTTACCCTCTGATCGTGTTCTCCAGATGGAAGCTGAAGAAAGACGGGAGCTTGAGGAAAGAAAACGTCAAAGAGATCCTCCGATTGTGTTCAAAGACTTGACTGATCTTACGGCAGAGTTCGATGCTCTTTGTCGTTTGCTCGAAGGAAAACTCAACGAAACTGAAATAACAAATTTAGATGAACTGCGTCAGTATGCGTTGGAGAATGAAGGCTCTTGGGCATTgggtgataattttttaaatttcattg GGCGAATTTTGTATGACAAGTCATTGGACACTGCGGCAAAAGTTAAACTGTTGAATATTCTTGCAATAGCGGCGCTCAAAGATGATGTTATTCTTCTGCTGCATCAAGACAGACGAGAGCATACGATAATGAATTATGCTTTTGACATTGACCGCCATTCTCCTGAAGAACAACTTCCTCTAGCTCAATTC ataACTAACATGTTTGAAAATCTGAGTAGCTCCGAGTGGTTACTTTACATTTCCGAGTGGCAGCACAACAACCAAGGTATCAGTAATATCAGAGTAACTACAAAAATAGCAGTACACTCACTACTATCAGAATCAGCAGATCTTCAGGCTTGTGGTGCGGCGATTATTCACAACCTTGCTTGCAAGGAG aaaatgaacaaaaacaaaaagcTACGGCAACTTTTACCGAAAGGTAGCAGTTCTaag gtGTTTGATGATGTCGCTGTGGAGTTAACAATGGCACTGCTCCAGTACTTCAATGGCAGCCCATCCGAGGAACATTTGTTCGCGTGTATGAAGGCACTTGCACGATTCACTCAAATAAGCGGTCACGAAGTGCCGCAATTGATCCAAATGATCGGTCCGGAGCCAAATAAATTCCGCGGTACATCGCGACGAGTAGACGAAATGATAGACGAAGTCAATAAGAAGCTGCgttaa
- the LOC130666320 gene encoding uncharacterized protein LOC130666320 isoform X2 has product MLRYIWSLPPISRHRTMDDNEEMGTKVELYVYDLSKGAAAIMSQLLIGRHIDGIWHTAIVAYGREYFFGPSGIQSIRPGGTVLGEPLRVEKLGDTFLPYSVFLEYINGLGTSKFAAGTYHLLRVNCNNFSDEVSSFLVGSGIPKYILDLPEEIIKTPVGQALAPLIETLGNSASAGFTVGHRFVEPRIQREVSPEYQLLNTAIEEARLNSIALEERRNVLNEKLAKKERKKKKKKKEKHDKSKGTSGSDSNSTGPSNYSTMADSEVAEMQSANGDMGAEMLPSDRVLQMEAEERRELEERKRQRDPPIVFKDLTDLTAEFDALCRLLEGKLNETEITNLDELRQYALENEGSWALGDNFLNFIGRILYDKSLDTAAKVKLLNILAIAALKDDVILLLHQDRREHTIMNYAFDIDRHSPEEQLPLAQFITNMFENLSSSEWLLYISEWQHNNQGISNIRVTTKIAVHSLLSESADLQACGAAIIHNLACKEVKTVVFDDVAVELTMALLQYFNGSPSEEHLFACMKALARFTQISGHEVPQLIQMIGPEPNKFRGTSRRVDEMIDEVNKKLR; this is encoded by the exons atgtTGAGATACATTTGGAGTTTACCTCCAATTTCT agacACAGAACCATGGATGACAATGAAGAAATGGGAACCAAAGTTGAGCTTTACGTGTACGATTTGTCCAAAGGGGCTGCTGCAATAATGTCTCAACTTCTTATAG GTCGACACATAGACGGGATTTGGCATACGGCGATCGTCGCCTACGGTCGTGAATATTTCTTCGGGCCATCTGGGATACAGAGTATCCGACCA gGCGGTACAGTTCTAGGTGAACCTCTGAGAGTAGAAAAGCTCGGAGATACATTTTTACCCTACTCGGTATTTCTGGAGTACATCAACGGTTTGGGAACATCGAAATTTGC CGCTGGGACGTATCATCTGCTGCGAGTAAACTGCAACAATTTCTCTGACGAGGTGAGCAGCTTCCTGGTGGGCAGTGGCATTCCGAAATACATTCTCGACTTACCTGAAGAAATAATCAAGAC GCCCGTAGGACAGGCATTAGCACCACTGATAGAGACCCTCGGAAACAGTGCGAGTGCTGGATTCACAGTCGGGCACAGATTCGTCGAGCCAAGGATTCAACGTGAGGTTTCACCCGAGTATCAGCTTCTTAATACGGCGATCGAGGAAGCCCGGCTCAATTCAATAGCTTTGGAGGAAAGGCGAAACGTTTTGAACGAGAAACTTGCTAAGAAGGAgcggaaaaagaaaaagaagaagaaggaaaAACACGATAAATCTAAAGGGACCAGTGGTAGTGACAGTAACAGTACAGGACCTAGTAATTATTCTACGATGGCAGACAGTGaag TAGCGGAAATGCAATCAGCGAACGGAGACATGGGCGCTGAAATGTTACCCTCTGATCGTGTTCTCCAGATGGAAGCTGAAGAAAGACGGGAGCTTGAGGAAAGAAAACGTCAAAGAGATCCTCCGATTGTGTTCAAAGACTTGACTGATCTTACGGCAGAGTTCGATGCTCTTTGTCGTTTGCTCGAAGGAAAACTCAACGAAACTGAAATAACAAATTTAGATGAACTGCGTCAGTATGCGTTGGAGAATGAAGGCTCTTGGGCATTgggtgataattttttaaatttcattg GGCGAATTTTGTATGACAAGTCATTGGACACTGCGGCAAAAGTTAAACTGTTGAATATTCTTGCAATAGCGGCGCTCAAAGATGATGTTATTCTTCTGCTGCATCAAGACAGACGAGAGCATACGATAATGAATTATGCTTTTGACATTGACCGCCATTCTCCTGAAGAACAACTTCCTCTAGCTCAATTC ataACTAACATGTTTGAAAATCTGAGTAGCTCCGAGTGGTTACTTTACATTTCCGAGTGGCAGCACAACAACCAAGGTATCAGTAATATCAGAGTAACTACAAAAATAGCAGTACACTCACTACTATCAGAATCAGCAGATCTTCAGGCTTGTGGTGCGGCGATTATTCACAACCTTGCTTGCAAGGAGGTAAAAACTGTG gtGTTTGATGATGTCGCTGTGGAGTTAACAATGGCACTGCTCCAGTACTTCAATGGCAGCCCATCCGAGGAACATTTGTTCGCGTGTATGAAGGCACTTGCACGATTCACTCAAATAAGCGGTCACGAAGTGCCGCAATTGATCCAAATGATCGGTCCGGAGCCAAATAAATTCCGCGGTACATCGCGACGAGTAGACGAAATGATAGACGAAGTCAATAAGAAGCTGCgttaa
- the LOC130666320 gene encoding uncharacterized protein LOC130666320 isoform X1, with protein sequence MLRYIWSLPPISRHRTMDDNEEMGTKVELYVYDLSKGAAAIMSQLLIGRHIDGIWHTAIVAYGREYFFGPSGIQSIRPGGTVLGEPLRVEKLGDTFLPYSVFLEYINGLGTSKFAAGTYHLLRVNCNNFSDEVSSFLVGSGIPKYILDLPEEIIKTPVGQALAPLIETLGNSASAGFTVGHRFVEPRIQREVSPEYQLLNTAIEEARLNSIALEERRNVLNEKLAKKERKKKKKKKEKHDKSKGTSGSDSNSTGPSNYSTMADSEVAEMQSANGDMGAEMLPSDRVLQMEAEERRELEERKRQRDPPIVFKDLTDLTAEFDALCRLLEGKLNETEITNLDELRQYALENEGSWALGDNFLNFIGRILYDKSLDTAAKVKLLNILAIAALKDDVILLLHQDRREHTIMNYAFDIDRHSPEEQLPLAQFITNMFENLSSSEWLLYISEWQHNNQGISNIRVTTKIAVHSLLSESADLQACGAAIIHNLACKEKMNKNKKLRQLLPKGSSSKVFDDVAVELTMALLQYFNGSPSEEHLFACMKALARFTQISGHEVPQLIQMIGPEPNKFRGTSRRVDEMIDEVNKKLR encoded by the exons atgtTGAGATACATTTGGAGTTTACCTCCAATTTCT agacACAGAACCATGGATGACAATGAAGAAATGGGAACCAAAGTTGAGCTTTACGTGTACGATTTGTCCAAAGGGGCTGCTGCAATAATGTCTCAACTTCTTATAG GTCGACACATAGACGGGATTTGGCATACGGCGATCGTCGCCTACGGTCGTGAATATTTCTTCGGGCCATCTGGGATACAGAGTATCCGACCA gGCGGTACAGTTCTAGGTGAACCTCTGAGAGTAGAAAAGCTCGGAGATACATTTTTACCCTACTCGGTATTTCTGGAGTACATCAACGGTTTGGGAACATCGAAATTTGC CGCTGGGACGTATCATCTGCTGCGAGTAAACTGCAACAATTTCTCTGACGAGGTGAGCAGCTTCCTGGTGGGCAGTGGCATTCCGAAATACATTCTCGACTTACCTGAAGAAATAATCAAGAC GCCCGTAGGACAGGCATTAGCACCACTGATAGAGACCCTCGGAAACAGTGCGAGTGCTGGATTCACAGTCGGGCACAGATTCGTCGAGCCAAGGATTCAACGTGAGGTTTCACCCGAGTATCAGCTTCTTAATACGGCGATCGAGGAAGCCCGGCTCAATTCAATAGCTTTGGAGGAAAGGCGAAACGTTTTGAACGAGAAACTTGCTAAGAAGGAgcggaaaaagaaaaagaagaagaaggaaaAACACGATAAATCTAAAGGGACCAGTGGTAGTGACAGTAACAGTACAGGACCTAGTAATTATTCTACGATGGCAGACAGTGaag TAGCGGAAATGCAATCAGCGAACGGAGACATGGGCGCTGAAATGTTACCCTCTGATCGTGTTCTCCAGATGGAAGCTGAAGAAAGACGGGAGCTTGAGGAAAGAAAACGTCAAAGAGATCCTCCGATTGTGTTCAAAGACTTGACTGATCTTACGGCAGAGTTCGATGCTCTTTGTCGTTTGCTCGAAGGAAAACTCAACGAAACTGAAATAACAAATTTAGATGAACTGCGTCAGTATGCGTTGGAGAATGAAGGCTCTTGGGCATTgggtgataattttttaaatttcattg GGCGAATTTTGTATGACAAGTCATTGGACACTGCGGCAAAAGTTAAACTGTTGAATATTCTTGCAATAGCGGCGCTCAAAGATGATGTTATTCTTCTGCTGCATCAAGACAGACGAGAGCATACGATAATGAATTATGCTTTTGACATTGACCGCCATTCTCCTGAAGAACAACTTCCTCTAGCTCAATTC ataACTAACATGTTTGAAAATCTGAGTAGCTCCGAGTGGTTACTTTACATTTCCGAGTGGCAGCACAACAACCAAGGTATCAGTAATATCAGAGTAACTACAAAAATAGCAGTACACTCACTACTATCAGAATCAGCAGATCTTCAGGCTTGTGGTGCGGCGATTATTCACAACCTTGCTTGCAAGGAG aaaatgaacaaaaacaaaaagcTACGGCAACTTTTACCGAAAGGTAGCAGTTCTaag gtGTTTGATGATGTCGCTGTGGAGTTAACAATGGCACTGCTCCAGTACTTCAATGGCAGCCCATCCGAGGAACATTTGTTCGCGTGTATGAAGGCACTTGCACGATTCACTCAAATAAGCGGTCACGAAGTGCCGCAATTGATCCAAATGATCGGTCCGGAGCCAAATAAATTCCGCGGTACATCGCGACGAGTAGACGAAATGATAGACGAAGTCAATAAGAAGCTGCgttaa
- the LOC130666320 gene encoding uncharacterized protein LOC130666320 isoform X4, whose protein sequence is MLRYIWSLPPISRHRTMDDNEEMGTKVELYVYDLSKGAAAIMSQLLIGRHIDGIWHTAIVAYGREYFFGPSGIQSIRPGGTVLGEPLRVEKLGDTFLPYSVFLEYINGLGTSKFAAGTYHLLRVNCNNFSDEVSSFLVGSGIPKYILDLPEEIIKTPVGQALAPLIETLGNSASAGFTVGHRFVEPRIQREVSPEYQLLNTAIEEARLNSIALEERRNVLNEKLAKKERKKKKKKKEKHDKSKGTSGSDSNSTGPSNYSTMADSEVAEMQSANGDMGAEMLPSDRVLQMEAEERRELEERKRQRDPPIVFKDLTDLTAEFDALCRLLEGKLNETEITNLDELRQYALENEGSWALGDNFLNFIGRILYDKSLDTAAKVKLLNILAIAALKDDVILLLHQDRREHTIMNYAFDIDRHSPEEQLPLAQFITNMFENLSSSEWLLYISEWQHNNQGISNIRVTTKIAVHSLLSESADLQACGAAIIHNLACKEVFDDVAVELTMALLQYFNGSPSEEHLFACMKALARFTQISGHEVPQLIQMIGPEPNKFRGTSRRVDEMIDEVNKKLR, encoded by the exons atgtTGAGATACATTTGGAGTTTACCTCCAATTTCT agacACAGAACCATGGATGACAATGAAGAAATGGGAACCAAAGTTGAGCTTTACGTGTACGATTTGTCCAAAGGGGCTGCTGCAATAATGTCTCAACTTCTTATAG GTCGACACATAGACGGGATTTGGCATACGGCGATCGTCGCCTACGGTCGTGAATATTTCTTCGGGCCATCTGGGATACAGAGTATCCGACCA gGCGGTACAGTTCTAGGTGAACCTCTGAGAGTAGAAAAGCTCGGAGATACATTTTTACCCTACTCGGTATTTCTGGAGTACATCAACGGTTTGGGAACATCGAAATTTGC CGCTGGGACGTATCATCTGCTGCGAGTAAACTGCAACAATTTCTCTGACGAGGTGAGCAGCTTCCTGGTGGGCAGTGGCATTCCGAAATACATTCTCGACTTACCTGAAGAAATAATCAAGAC GCCCGTAGGACAGGCATTAGCACCACTGATAGAGACCCTCGGAAACAGTGCGAGTGCTGGATTCACAGTCGGGCACAGATTCGTCGAGCCAAGGATTCAACGTGAGGTTTCACCCGAGTATCAGCTTCTTAATACGGCGATCGAGGAAGCCCGGCTCAATTCAATAGCTTTGGAGGAAAGGCGAAACGTTTTGAACGAGAAACTTGCTAAGAAGGAgcggaaaaagaaaaagaagaagaaggaaaAACACGATAAATCTAAAGGGACCAGTGGTAGTGACAGTAACAGTACAGGACCTAGTAATTATTCTACGATGGCAGACAGTGaag TAGCGGAAATGCAATCAGCGAACGGAGACATGGGCGCTGAAATGTTACCCTCTGATCGTGTTCTCCAGATGGAAGCTGAAGAAAGACGGGAGCTTGAGGAAAGAAAACGTCAAAGAGATCCTCCGATTGTGTTCAAAGACTTGACTGATCTTACGGCAGAGTTCGATGCTCTTTGTCGTTTGCTCGAAGGAAAACTCAACGAAACTGAAATAACAAATTTAGATGAACTGCGTCAGTATGCGTTGGAGAATGAAGGCTCTTGGGCATTgggtgataattttttaaatttcattg GGCGAATTTTGTATGACAAGTCATTGGACACTGCGGCAAAAGTTAAACTGTTGAATATTCTTGCAATAGCGGCGCTCAAAGATGATGTTATTCTTCTGCTGCATCAAGACAGACGAGAGCATACGATAATGAATTATGCTTTTGACATTGACCGCCATTCTCCTGAAGAACAACTTCCTCTAGCTCAATTC ataACTAACATGTTTGAAAATCTGAGTAGCTCCGAGTGGTTACTTTACATTTCCGAGTGGCAGCACAACAACCAAGGTATCAGTAATATCAGAGTAACTACAAAAATAGCAGTACACTCACTACTATCAGAATCAGCAGATCTTCAGGCTTGTGGTGCGGCGATTATTCACAACCTTGCTTGCAAGGAG gtGTTTGATGATGTCGCTGTGGAGTTAACAATGGCACTGCTCCAGTACTTCAATGGCAGCCCATCCGAGGAACATTTGTTCGCGTGTATGAAGGCACTTGCACGATTCACTCAAATAAGCGGTCACGAAGTGCCGCAATTGATCCAAATGATCGGTCCGGAGCCAAATAAATTCCGCGGTACATCGCGACGAGTAGACGAAATGATAGACGAAGTCAATAAGAAGCTGCgttaa